One region of Salvia miltiorrhiza cultivar Shanhuang (shh) chromosome 3, IMPLAD_Smil_shh, whole genome shotgun sequence genomic DNA includes:
- the LOC131016306 gene encoding uncharacterized protein LOC131016306 isoform X1 — protein sequence MMMIFNVFDLLLLLSGLALSATPPVGGESPTCLTVYREGGATAVFQSPKCPRWNLSNFKSQSNRRPESRSLTCQSSALQGRRKSQEDRTLCFLDLRIPFPGPKGVKEMSVGIMAVFDGHNGSEASEMASELLLEYFVLHTYFLLDTTYSFLSKKLMRRLPSKGEDAAGFQKIQYEDIDGRILNLGRFKVTLSTILDGSFPFDLLREALLRAIHDIDAKFTKDASRYNLKSGTTAAVVLLADAQILVANLGDSKAFLCSEVYQSPSEAKATVFRIIRQRRAEGVSSSVNERDHIKQMASNGWTVLIAKELTNDHHPDKEDEKSRVESAGGNISKWAGVARVNGQLAVSRAIGDIHFKNFGVISVPEVTDWQPLTGNDSYVIAATDGVFEKLNPQDICDILWEPLSRFTVREKLNSSCSSSLADCIVNAAFEQGSMDNLAALVINTRAGGSVETFGGGIYRKPDYLGVVDERKIYVNSADANTSVLAELQLLPDVTKFDRLLVEGKHNKFRCFYLSENLDVNDDYTFWIHKDDREPVAEQLPALSGTNQFTWSRFLDFYSDQHTCMHFGSYIDEEKGHCMSSDSFARFLGLLESIPLHNSGQSEHATSDTRYILKKKFDRGAFGEVWLAFNWNCSQVGKYSQRKYVEENGFYRNERTTAHDENEDTNTIFEDCKGGNSDDNMFILKRIMVERGIGAYLSGLREKYFGEIFLNASNSLQGSSSSKEPDFIWKLSHCSAHGFGNVNKSVKQEIEESSSPEDVIFREKRLSGAAYEGGLNHIARYIESFESRSNEIWLVFRHEGFSLSKLLYTAEDVVSDADKERGDHGKRVQILRASKWWHWLKTTEAGQEEFRDIIWQLLMAIKSCHDRNITHRDIKPENMVMCFEDQDSGSCLRATPNSSENYTTKMRIIDFGSAVNDFTVKHLYGSVGPSSAEQTSGYAPPEAFLNVSWYKGPSTVTSKYDMWSVGVVIMEMILGSPNVFQINSKTQALLDQHLRGWNDNLKELAYRLRSLMEMCILIPGISSKLHQNGGTNSQSSSSPVPWKCSEEYFSYLIRSRDPLQLGFPNIWALRLVRGLLEWDPESRLSVDDALRHPYFTSAS from the exons ATGATGATGATATTCAACGTGTTTGATCTGCTTCTCCTGCTTTCGGGGCTGGCGCTCAGCGCTACCCCTCCCGTCGGAGGAGAATCGCCGACGTGCTTGACGGTGTACCGAGAAGGTGGCGCGACGGCGGTGTTTCAATCCCCAAAATGCCCTCGATGGAACCTCTCGAATTTCAAATCCCAGTCCAATCGGCGGCCGGAATCGCGGTCGCTGACGTGTCAGTCTTCTGCGCTCCAAGGCCGCCGGAAATCGCAGGAGGATCGCACTCTTTGCTTTCTCGACCTTCGCATCCCTTTTCCAG GTCCGAAGGGGGTTAAGGAAATGAGTGTTGGGATAATGGCGGTTTTTGATGGACATAATGGCTCGGAAGCTAGTGAAATGGCGTCGGAGTTGCTGCTGGAGTATTTTGTTCTGCATACTTACTTTCTGCTGGATACTACTTACTCCTTTTTGTCGAAGAAATTGATGAGAAGGCTGCCGAGTAAAGGGGAAGATGCTGCTGGTTTCCAGAAGATTCAGTACGAGGACATTGATGGCCGAATTCTGAATCTTGGGAG GTTCAAGGTGACTTTGTCAACTATTTTAGATGGATCTTTCCCCTTTGACTTGTTGAGGGAAGCATTATTAAGAGCAATCCATGACATTGATGCAAAGTTTACTAAG GATGCATCAAGATACAACCTGAAGTCCGGCACTACAGCAGCAGTTGTGCTCCTAGCAGATGCTCAAATTCTAGTTGCTAATTTAGGTGACTCGAAGGCATTCTTATGCTCTGAAGTATATCAATCTCCATCTGAGGCTAAAG CCACTGTATTTAGGATCATCAGGCAGAGAAGAGCTGAGGGTGTTTCTTCATCTGTAAATGAGCGAGATCACATAAAGCAAATGGCATCTAATGGGTGGACAGTTTTAATTGCTAAGGAGCTCACAAACGATCACCATCCTGATAAAGAGGATGAAAAATCCCGGGTTGAATCTGCTGGGGGAAATATTTCAAAATGGGCCGGTGTAGCTCGAGTCAATGGCCAATTGGCTGTATCCAGAGCAATTGGGGACATACATTTTAAGAA CTTTGGTGTAATCTCAGTACCTGAGGTGACAGATTGGCAACCTTTGACAGGCAATGACAGTTATGTTATTGCTGCAACTGATGGTGTCTTTGAAAAGCTTAACCCCCAAGACATTTGTGATATACTGTGGGAACCCCTTTCCCGCTTCACTGTTCGGGAGAAACTCAATTCTTCGTGTTCATCCTCATTGGCCGATTGCATAGTTAATGCTGCTTTTGAACAAGGAAGTATGGATAACTTGGCAGCTCTAGTGATTAACACGAGAGCAGGAGGTTCTGTTGAAACTTTTGGGGGCGGGATTTACAGGAAACCTGATTACTTGGGAGTAGTAGATGAACGGAAGATCTATGTGAACTCAG CTGATGCCAACACTTCAGTACTTGCAGAACTGCAGCTGCTTCCAGATGTTACCAAGTTTGATAGGTTACTG GTTGAAGGAAAGCACAACAAGTTTAGATGCTTTTATTTATCTGAGAATCTTGATGTGAATGATGATTACACATTTTGGATCCACAAGGATGACCGTGAACCTGTGGCAGAACAATTACCTGCTTTAAGTGGCACCAATCAGTTTACCTGGA GCCGATTTTTAGATTTCTACAGTGATCAGCATACATGCATGCACTTTGGATCATATATTGATGAGGAGAAAGGTCACTGCATGAGTTCTGATAGCTTTGCAAGATTCCTTGGTTTGCTGGAATCAATTCCTTTACATAATTCTGGTCAAAGTGAGCATGCAACATCAGATACAAG GTACATACTGAAGAAGAAGTTTGATCGCGGAGCATTTGGTGAAGTTTGGCTCGCTTTCAATTGGAATTGTTCTCAAGTTGGAAAGTATTCCCAAAGAAAGTATGTAGAAGAAAATGGTTTCTACAGAAATGAGAGAACGACTGCACATGATGAAAATGAAGATACAAATACGATTTTTGAAGATTGCAAAGGAGGCAATTCTGATGACAATATGTTCATTTTAAAGAGGATAATG GTTGAAAGAGGAATTGGTGCTTACTTGAGTGGGTTACGTGAGaaatattttggtgaaatcttttTAAATGCCTCCAATTCTCTACAAGGTTCATCATCGTCTAAAGAACCAGATTTCATCTGGAAATTATCACATTGCAGTGCACATGGCTTTGGAAATGTAAATAAATCGGTCAAACAAGAGATTGAGGAATCCTCGAGTCCCGAGGATGTGATTTTTAGGGAAAAAAGATTGAGTGGAGCTGCTTATGAAGGAGGACTAAATCACATTGCTAGATACATTGAATCCTTTGAATCACGGTCTAACGAGATATGGCTTGTATTTCGTCATGAAGGTTTTTCCTTGTCAAAACTTCTGTATACTGCAGAAGATGTGGTCAGTGATGCTGACAAAGAAAGAGGTGACCATGGGAAGCGTGTGCAGATATTACGTGCTTCAAAATGGTGGCACTGGTTAAAGACAACGGAAGCTGGACAAGAGGAATTTCGTGATATAATATGGCAGTTG TTGATGGCAATCAAGTCCTGCCATGACCGCAACATCACTCACAGGGATATCAAACCTG AAAACATGGTAATGTGCTTTGAAGACCAAGACTCAGGAAGCTGCTTGAGAGCAACTCCAAATAGTAGCGAGAACTACACTACTAAAAT GCGCATTATTGACTTTGGTAGTGCTGTAAATGATTTCACGGTGAAACATTTGTATGGATCTGTTGGACCTTCAAG CGCTGAACAAACTTCTGGGTATGCTCCTCCAGAAGCTTTTCTGAATGTCAGTTGGTATAAGGGGCCTTCAACTGTTACATCAAA GTATGATATGTGGAGTGTTGGTGTGGTAATTATGGAGATGATTTTAGGATCACCAAATGTTTTTCAAATAAATTCTAAAACGCAAGCTCTTCTTGATCAGCATCTCAGAGGTTGGAACGATAACTTGAAAGAGCTTGCTTACAG GCTTAGATCATTGATGGAAATGTGCATCTTAATCCCTGGAATTTCCTCAAAGCTTCATCAGAATGGGGGTACAAATAGTCAG
- the LOC131016330 gene encoding protein TRACHEARY ELEMENT DIFFERENTIATION-RELATED 7A-like codes for MMGKTIEKGVEPVDSILTTFERIMEKLNRIEELLAIRSRKMKPSPIPCSQDNVKSATPHPHPVSVRTPPHPPSVSVMTPPHPPSVSVMTAPHPRPVFVMTPPPPHPVSIMTPPPPPPVSATSLPPQPPVSLTPPPLPLVSMTTPTSLIETVVVVASAPSNILVVALPTRTSSLSRVAPLSTWVDSLSTKTLAPTRMYASFAHRDWKELSQLTKEFLTTINLGRIYKASPRITVQQGEYEFPNQNSLKTGQIWDVF; via the coding sequence ATGATGGGGAAGACGATAGAGAAGGGTGTTGAGCCTGTTGACTCGATCTTGACAACATTTGAGCGAATAATGGAGAAACTCAATCGCATTGAGGAGTTGCTGGCAATTCGATCAAGAAAAATGAAGCCCTCTCCCATTCCTTGTAGCCAAGATAATGTCAAATCAGCCACGCCGCATCCACATCCTGTTTCTGTGCGGACTCCACCGCATCCACCTTCTGTTTCTGTGATGACTCCACCGCATCCACCTTCTGTTTCTGTGATGACTGCACCGCATCCACGTCCTGTTTTTGTGATGACTCCACCGCCTCCACATCCTGTTTCCATAATGACTCCCCCACCTCCACCTCCTGTTTCAGCGACAAGTCTGCCACCTCAGCCGCCTGTTTCCCTGACGCCGCCGCCTTTGCCTCTTGTTTCCATGACGACACCTACTTCTCTTATAGAGACAGTGGTCGTGGTGGCTTCTGCCCCTTCAAATATACTTGTTGTGGCGCTCCCTACAAGAACTTCATCTCTTTCAAGGGTTGCTCCCCTCTCTACATGGGTTGATTCGCTCTCTACAAAGACTCTTGCGCCAACAAGGATGTACGCCAGCTTTGCTCATCGAGATTGGAAGGAATTGAGTCAATTAACTAAGGAGTTTCTCACTACGATAAACTTAGGCAGAATATATAAAGCCTCTCCAAGGATCACAGTGCAGCAAGGGGAATATGAATTTCCCAATCAAAATAGCTTGAAGACAGGGCAGATTTGGGATGTTTTTTGA
- the LOC131016328 gene encoding heat stress transcription factor A-7a-like isoform X1 has translation MFPVKDEYQGASSSWPESSDQAAPQPMDGLHEMGPPPFLTKTFDVVEDSSTDDVVSWSRGGHSFVVWDPHAFSTTVLPRYFKHNNFSSFVRQLNTYGFRKIDTDKWEFANEAFLRGQKHLLKNIRRRKTSPPQLPPAQQAAPFIELGNFGRDAEVDGLRRDKLVLVTELVKLRQQQQVTRAHLQQMEQRLQSTETKQQQMMSFLARAMQNPEFIHQLVHHKEKRKELEEAISKKRRRPIEAAESSRVKAEPLELWGSQASELEVLAMEMQGFGKGKAEAEVEADEVDNELDDGFWEELLSEGFDQEVGCDESEGKDVNGLAHRLGFLASRWR, from the exons ATGTTTCCGGTGAAGGATGAATATCAAGGAGCATCGAGCTCGTGGCCGGAATCGAGCGATCAGGCGGCGCCGCAGCCGATGGACGGGCTGCACGAAATGGGGCCGCCGCCGTTCCTGACGAAGACGTTCGACGTGGTAGAGGATTCGAGCACCGACGACGTCGTTTCCTGGAGCAGAGGAGGTCACAGTTTTGTCGTGTGGGATCCTCACGCCTTCTCCACCACTGTGCTGCCCCGATATTTTAAGCACAATAATTTCTCCAGCTTCGTCAGACAGCTCAATACTTAT GGATTTAGAAAAATCGATACAGACAAGTGGGAGTTCGCGAACGAGGCATTTCTGAGAGGCCAGAAGCATCTATTAAAGAACATCAGGCGAAGAAAAACGAGCCCCCCTCAGCTCCCCCCGGCCCAGCAGGCCGCCCCCTTCATCGAGCTAGGCAACTTCGGCCGCGACGCCGAAGTGGACGGCTTGCGGCGGGACAAGCTTGTCCTAGTAACGGAGCTGGTGAAGCtcaggcagcagcagcaggtcACTAGAGCTCATCTCCAGCAAATGGAGCAGAGGTTGCAGAGCACGGAGAcgaagcagcagcagatgaTGAGCTTCCTAGCAAGGGCAATGCAGAACCCCGAGTTCATCCACCAATTAGTCCACCACAAGGAGAAGAGGAAGGAGCTCGAGGAGGCCATCAGCAAGAAGCGCCGGAGGCCCATCGAGGCCGCCGAGTCGAGCCGGGTTAAGGCCGAGCCCTTGGAGTTGTGGGGGTCCCAAGCTTCAGAACTTGAGGTGCTGGCTATGGAGATGCAGGGGTTTGGTAAGGGGAAAgcggaggcggaggtggaggcCGATGAGGTCGATAACGAGCTCGACGATGGGTTCTGGGAGGAACTGCTTAGTGAGGGGTTTGATCAAGAAGTAGGTTGTGACGAGAGTGAAGGGAAAGATGTGAATGGCTTGGCTCATAGGTTGGGCTTCTTGGCTTCACGTTGGAGATAG
- the LOC131016328 gene encoding heat stress transcription factor A-2c-like isoform X2 — protein MYKMMKGFRKIDTDKWEFANEAFLRGQKHLLKNIRRRKTSPPQLPPAQQAAPFIELGNFGRDAEVDGLRRDKLVLVTELVKLRQQQQVTRAHLQQMEQRLQSTETKQQQMMSFLARAMQNPEFIHQLVHHKEKRKELEEAISKKRRRPIEAAESSRVKAEPLELWGSQASELEVLAMEMQGFGKGKAEAEVEADEVDNELDDGFWEELLSEGFDQEVGCDESEGKDVNGLAHRLGFLASRWR, from the exons ATGTACAAGATGATGAAG GGATTTAGAAAAATCGATACAGACAAGTGGGAGTTCGCGAACGAGGCATTTCTGAGAGGCCAGAAGCATCTATTAAAGAACATCAGGCGAAGAAAAACGAGCCCCCCTCAGCTCCCCCCGGCCCAGCAGGCCGCCCCCTTCATCGAGCTAGGCAACTTCGGCCGCGACGCCGAAGTGGACGGCTTGCGGCGGGACAAGCTTGTCCTAGTAACGGAGCTGGTGAAGCtcaggcagcagcagcaggtcACTAGAGCTCATCTCCAGCAAATGGAGCAGAGGTTGCAGAGCACGGAGAcgaagcagcagcagatgaTGAGCTTCCTAGCAAGGGCAATGCAGAACCCCGAGTTCATCCACCAATTAGTCCACCACAAGGAGAAGAGGAAGGAGCTCGAGGAGGCCATCAGCAAGAAGCGCCGGAGGCCCATCGAGGCCGCCGAGTCGAGCCGGGTTAAGGCCGAGCCCTTGGAGTTGTGGGGGTCCCAAGCTTCAGAACTTGAGGTGCTGGCTATGGAGATGCAGGGGTTTGGTAAGGGGAAAgcggaggcggaggtggaggcCGATGAGGTCGATAACGAGCTCGACGATGGGTTCTGGGAGGAACTGCTTAGTGAGGGGTTTGATCAAGAAGTAGGTTGTGACGAGAGTGAAGGGAAAGATGTGAATGGCTTGGCTCATAGGTTGGGCTTCTTGGCTTCACGTTGGAGATAG
- the LOC131018933 gene encoding uncharacterized protein LOC131018933, whose protein sequence is MAFSSSFPKVSNNFEPPHPRSSTTPLVSKSVVIDKAPLQSPKVNDLGRFIFPDSAARKTVDTNTSSNIGVHNEPLPHKARVSFAKVVQKSSSKPADVLAQDFCALQPVNVGNKSVFIIPKALYQRRLKVVPLGKRLFSIIFSSPEELSVAQAKSTWKMNPGIMRIRDWTPNFDPYKEASSLSQVWLRIYYLSHDYWDPEVIADIACQVGMPIKLDGQTFVGVVGHFAHVLVDLEVSKAFPETLTVQRGSSSFEVEFDYENLPYFCGFCKIAGHSIDQCLKFKTHKVNNPSQINNDIPKVDARQTNLLAAKDIPAHKQVGVWRRAENVIENTNNSFAALQNFSEEPRVLIQDNTEETTIYGTTSHNSPERHSNTVPGD, encoded by the exons ATGGCGTTCTCTTCCTCTTTTCCCAAAGTTTCAAATAATTTTGAACCTCCTCATCCTCGTTCTTCTACTACCCCTTTAGTTTCGAAATCGGTTGTCATCGATAAGGCTCCCTTGCAAAGCCCTAAGGTCAATGACTTAGGGCGTTTCATATTTCCAGATTCTGCCGCCAGAAAAACTGTTGATACAAACACTTCTAGTAACATCGGTGTTCATAATGAACCACTGCCTCACAAGGCTAGGGTTTCTTTTGCTAAGGTGGTTCAAAAATCTTCTTCGAAACCCGCTGATGTTTTAGCTCAAGACTTCTGTGCTCTTCAACCGGTGAACGTGGGTAACAAATCTGTTTTCATTATCCCGAAGGCCTTATATCAGAGGCGTTTGA AGGTTGTCCCTTTAGGAAAAAGGTTATTTTCAATCATTTTCTCCTCCCCTGAGGAGTTAAGTGTGGCACAAGCCAAATCCACATGGAAGATGAATCCAGGTATTATGCGTATTCGTGATTGGACTCCGAATTTTGATCCGTATAAGGAAGCCTCCTCATTGTCTCAAGTTTGGTTGCGAATATATTATCTTTCTCATGATTATTGGGATCCGGAGGTGATCGCCGACATCGCTTGTCAAGTTGGTATGCCCATCAAGCTTGATGGTCAAACTTTTGTGGGAGTTGTCGGGCATTTTGCTCATGTTTTGGTCGATTTGGAAGTTTCAAAAGCTTTTCCTGAAACGCTCACTGTTCAAAGAGGTTCCTCTTCTTTCGAAGTTGAATTCGACTATGAAAATCTACCTTATTTTTGCGGGTTTTGTAAGATTGCAGGTCATTCTATCGATCAATGCCTAAAATTCAAGACTCACAAAGTTAACAACCCATCACAGATTAATAATGACATTCCCAAAGTGGATGCTCGGCAGACCAACCTCTTGGCTGCGAAAGATATACCTGCTCATAAGCAAGTTGGGGTTTGGCGTCGTGCCGAGAATGTTATTGAAAATACTAACAATTCTTTTGCTGCCTTACAGAATTTTTCGGAGGAACCAAGAGTGCTGATTCAGGATAATACTGAGGAAACTACTATCTATGGGACTACCTCTCACAACAGTCCTGAGCGTCATTCTAACACTGTGCCCGGGGACTAG
- the LOC131016306 gene encoding uncharacterized protein LOC131016306 isoform X2, with the protein MMMIFNVFDLLLLLSGLALSATPPVGGESPTCLTVYREGGATAVFQSPKCPRWNLSNFKSQSNRRPESRSLTCQSSALQGRRKSQEDRTLCFLDLRIPFPGPKGVKEMSVGIMAVFDGHNGSEASEMASELLLEYFVLHTYFLLDTTYSFLSKKLMRRLPSKGEDAAGFQKIQYEDIDGRILNLGRFKVTLSTILDGSFPFDLLREALLRAIHDIDAKFTKDASRYNLKSGTTAAVVLLADAQILVANLGDSKAFLCSEVYQSPSEAKATVFRIIRQRRAEGVSSSVNERDHIKQMASNGWTVLIAKELTNDHHPDKEDEKSRVESAGGNISKWAGVARVNGQLAVSRAIGDIHFKNFGVISVPEVTDWQPLTGNDSYVIAATDGVFEKLNPQDICDILWEPLSRFTVREKLNSSCSSSLADCIVNAAFEQGSMDNLAALVINTRAGGSVETFGGGIYRKPDYLGVVDERKIYVNSADANTSVLAELQLLPDVTKFDRLLVEGKHNKFRCFYLSENLDVNDDYTFWIHKDDREPVAEQLPALSGTNQFTWSRFLDFYSDQHTCMHFGSYIDEEKGHCMSSDSFARFLGLLESIPLHNSGQSEHATSDTRYILKKKFDRGAFGEVWLAFNWNCSQVGKYSQRKYVEENGFYRNERTTAHDENEDTNTIFEDCKGGNSDDNMFILKRIMVERGIGAYLSGLREKYFGEIFLNASNSLQGSSSSKEPDFIWKLSHCSAHGFGNVNKSVKQEIEESSSPEDVIFREKRLSGAAYEGGLNHIARYIESFESRSNEIWLVFRHEGFSLSKLLYTAEDVVSDADKERGDHGKRVQILRASKWWHWLKTTEAGQEEFRDIIWQLLMAIKSCHDRNITHRDIKPENMVMCFEDQDSGSCLRATPNSSENYTTKMRIIDFGSAVNDFTVKHLYGSVGPSSAEQTSGYAPPEAFLNVSWYKGPSTVTSKYDMWSVGVVIMEMILGSPNVFQINSKTQALLDQHLRGWNDNLKELAYRLRSLMEMCILIPGISSKLHQNGGTNSQSSSSPVPWKCSEEYFSYLIRSRDPLQLGFPNIWALRLVRGLLEWDPGIH; encoded by the exons ATGATGATGATATTCAACGTGTTTGATCTGCTTCTCCTGCTTTCGGGGCTGGCGCTCAGCGCTACCCCTCCCGTCGGAGGAGAATCGCCGACGTGCTTGACGGTGTACCGAGAAGGTGGCGCGACGGCGGTGTTTCAATCCCCAAAATGCCCTCGATGGAACCTCTCGAATTTCAAATCCCAGTCCAATCGGCGGCCGGAATCGCGGTCGCTGACGTGTCAGTCTTCTGCGCTCCAAGGCCGCCGGAAATCGCAGGAGGATCGCACTCTTTGCTTTCTCGACCTTCGCATCCCTTTTCCAG GTCCGAAGGGGGTTAAGGAAATGAGTGTTGGGATAATGGCGGTTTTTGATGGACATAATGGCTCGGAAGCTAGTGAAATGGCGTCGGAGTTGCTGCTGGAGTATTTTGTTCTGCATACTTACTTTCTGCTGGATACTACTTACTCCTTTTTGTCGAAGAAATTGATGAGAAGGCTGCCGAGTAAAGGGGAAGATGCTGCTGGTTTCCAGAAGATTCAGTACGAGGACATTGATGGCCGAATTCTGAATCTTGGGAG GTTCAAGGTGACTTTGTCAACTATTTTAGATGGATCTTTCCCCTTTGACTTGTTGAGGGAAGCATTATTAAGAGCAATCCATGACATTGATGCAAAGTTTACTAAG GATGCATCAAGATACAACCTGAAGTCCGGCACTACAGCAGCAGTTGTGCTCCTAGCAGATGCTCAAATTCTAGTTGCTAATTTAGGTGACTCGAAGGCATTCTTATGCTCTGAAGTATATCAATCTCCATCTGAGGCTAAAG CCACTGTATTTAGGATCATCAGGCAGAGAAGAGCTGAGGGTGTTTCTTCATCTGTAAATGAGCGAGATCACATAAAGCAAATGGCATCTAATGGGTGGACAGTTTTAATTGCTAAGGAGCTCACAAACGATCACCATCCTGATAAAGAGGATGAAAAATCCCGGGTTGAATCTGCTGGGGGAAATATTTCAAAATGGGCCGGTGTAGCTCGAGTCAATGGCCAATTGGCTGTATCCAGAGCAATTGGGGACATACATTTTAAGAA CTTTGGTGTAATCTCAGTACCTGAGGTGACAGATTGGCAACCTTTGACAGGCAATGACAGTTATGTTATTGCTGCAACTGATGGTGTCTTTGAAAAGCTTAACCCCCAAGACATTTGTGATATACTGTGGGAACCCCTTTCCCGCTTCACTGTTCGGGAGAAACTCAATTCTTCGTGTTCATCCTCATTGGCCGATTGCATAGTTAATGCTGCTTTTGAACAAGGAAGTATGGATAACTTGGCAGCTCTAGTGATTAACACGAGAGCAGGAGGTTCTGTTGAAACTTTTGGGGGCGGGATTTACAGGAAACCTGATTACTTGGGAGTAGTAGATGAACGGAAGATCTATGTGAACTCAG CTGATGCCAACACTTCAGTACTTGCAGAACTGCAGCTGCTTCCAGATGTTACCAAGTTTGATAGGTTACTG GTTGAAGGAAAGCACAACAAGTTTAGATGCTTTTATTTATCTGAGAATCTTGATGTGAATGATGATTACACATTTTGGATCCACAAGGATGACCGTGAACCTGTGGCAGAACAATTACCTGCTTTAAGTGGCACCAATCAGTTTACCTGGA GCCGATTTTTAGATTTCTACAGTGATCAGCATACATGCATGCACTTTGGATCATATATTGATGAGGAGAAAGGTCACTGCATGAGTTCTGATAGCTTTGCAAGATTCCTTGGTTTGCTGGAATCAATTCCTTTACATAATTCTGGTCAAAGTGAGCATGCAACATCAGATACAAG GTACATACTGAAGAAGAAGTTTGATCGCGGAGCATTTGGTGAAGTTTGGCTCGCTTTCAATTGGAATTGTTCTCAAGTTGGAAAGTATTCCCAAAGAAAGTATGTAGAAGAAAATGGTTTCTACAGAAATGAGAGAACGACTGCACATGATGAAAATGAAGATACAAATACGATTTTTGAAGATTGCAAAGGAGGCAATTCTGATGACAATATGTTCATTTTAAAGAGGATAATG GTTGAAAGAGGAATTGGTGCTTACTTGAGTGGGTTACGTGAGaaatattttggtgaaatcttttTAAATGCCTCCAATTCTCTACAAGGTTCATCATCGTCTAAAGAACCAGATTTCATCTGGAAATTATCACATTGCAGTGCACATGGCTTTGGAAATGTAAATAAATCGGTCAAACAAGAGATTGAGGAATCCTCGAGTCCCGAGGATGTGATTTTTAGGGAAAAAAGATTGAGTGGAGCTGCTTATGAAGGAGGACTAAATCACATTGCTAGATACATTGAATCCTTTGAATCACGGTCTAACGAGATATGGCTTGTATTTCGTCATGAAGGTTTTTCCTTGTCAAAACTTCTGTATACTGCAGAAGATGTGGTCAGTGATGCTGACAAAGAAAGAGGTGACCATGGGAAGCGTGTGCAGATATTACGTGCTTCAAAATGGTGGCACTGGTTAAAGACAACGGAAGCTGGACAAGAGGAATTTCGTGATATAATATGGCAGTTG TTGATGGCAATCAAGTCCTGCCATGACCGCAACATCACTCACAGGGATATCAAACCTG AAAACATGGTAATGTGCTTTGAAGACCAAGACTCAGGAAGCTGCTTGAGAGCAACTCCAAATAGTAGCGAGAACTACACTACTAAAAT GCGCATTATTGACTTTGGTAGTGCTGTAAATGATTTCACGGTGAAACATTTGTATGGATCTGTTGGACCTTCAAG CGCTGAACAAACTTCTGGGTATGCTCCTCCAGAAGCTTTTCTGAATGTCAGTTGGTATAAGGGGCCTTCAACTGTTACATCAAA GTATGATATGTGGAGTGTTGGTGTGGTAATTATGGAGATGATTTTAGGATCACCAAATGTTTTTCAAATAAATTCTAAAACGCAAGCTCTTCTTGATCAGCATCTCAGAGGTTGGAACGATAACTTGAAAGAGCTTGCTTACAG GCTTAGATCATTGATGGAAATGTGCATCTTAATCCCTGGAATTTCCTCAAAGCTTCATCAGAATGGGGGTACAAATAGTCAG